A genomic stretch from Mycobacteriales bacterium includes:
- a CDS encoding IclR family transcriptional regulator — protein MAQRSSGVGVLDKSVHVLECLRPGPASLAELVERAGLSRATTYRLAVALEVHGLVERDADGRFTLGPALLDLAANGRPDPLLRAAGDVLERLSARTQESAQLYRRVGDVRRCVAAAERSSGLRDTVPVGADLPMSAGSAAQVLLAWSTAGEAPPEGARFSPATLAAVRRRGWAASVGEREAGVASVSAPVFDGDGRVVAAVSVSGPIDRLTRTPGRLHAAAVVAAARELSESVGG, from the coding sequence ATGGCACAGCGTAGCAGCGGCGTAGGGGTGCTCGACAAGTCGGTTCACGTCCTCGAGTGTCTGCGGCCCGGGCCGGCCTCTTTGGCCGAGCTGGTCGAGCGGGCCGGACTGTCGCGGGCCACCACGTACCGCCTCGCGGTCGCCCTCGAGGTGCACGGGCTCGTCGAGCGCGATGCCGATGGGCGCTTCACGCTGGGGCCGGCGCTGCTCGACCTCGCCGCGAACGGCCGGCCTGATCCGTTGCTGCGCGCTGCCGGCGACGTACTGGAACGGCTTTCCGCGCGAACACAGGAAAGTGCGCAGCTGTATCGGCGGGTCGGCGACGTACGCCGTTGTGTCGCGGCGGCCGAACGGTCCAGCGGGTTGCGCGACACCGTTCCGGTGGGGGCGGATCTCCCGATGTCCGCGGGCTCGGCGGCCCAGGTTCTGCTGGCGTGGTCGACCGCGGGTGAGGCTCCGCCAGAAGGCGCCCGGTTCTCCCCCGCCACGCTCGCCGCGGTGCGCCGGCGAGGCTGGGCGGCAAGCGTCGGTGAACGCGAGGCGGGCGTGGCCTCGGTGTCCGCACCCGTTTTCGACGGCGACGGCAGAGTCGTCGCGGCCGTCTCGGTGTCAGGACCGATCGACCGGCTGACCCGAACGCCGGGAAGGCTCCACGCCGCAGCGGTCGTCGCCGCCGCCCGAGAGCTCAGCGAGTCGGTCGGCGGCTGA
- the gltX gene encoding glutamate--tRNA ligase, producing MSVRLRVAPSPTGDPHVGTAYMSLFNLAFARQQGGAFILRIEDTDRARFDATSEQQVYDTLHWLGLGWDEGPDIGGPFAPYRQSERLASYQPVVETLLASGHAYHCWCSSQRLAEMREAQQKAKQPTGYDRLCLGKTRDERAALPGFSETPVIRMLVPDDVPLTFTDLIRGEVTAPRPDDQVLMKTDGFPTYHLANVVDDHEMGITHVVRGEEWIASTPKHVLLYQWLGWEQPRFAHMPLLRNTDKSKISKRKNPAARLTWFVEQGFLPEALRNFLALMGYSLGEDREIFTFEEMVATFDWGRVNPVGPVFDVDKLRWLSGHYMRELSAEDAAARLVSFMGIDGDAAAIVTKATPLVQERVSTLLEAAEMVGFLLDERFVVDPDAAAKQLGPESKPALEAAHSALEAVSSFTTAEIETALRGALVDGLGLKPKNAFGPVRVAVTGKTVSPPLFESIELIGKDRTLVRLDAALNQVRLG from the coding sequence GTGAGCGTCCGGCTCCGGGTTGCGCCCTCACCGACCGGTGACCCGCACGTCGGTACGGCGTACATGTCGCTGTTCAACCTGGCGTTCGCCCGGCAGCAGGGCGGGGCGTTCATCCTGCGGATCGAGGACACCGACCGGGCGCGGTTCGACGCGACCAGCGAGCAGCAGGTGTACGACACGTTGCACTGGCTGGGGCTCGGTTGGGACGAGGGTCCTGACATCGGGGGGCCGTTCGCGCCGTACCGCCAGTCCGAGCGGCTGGCTTCCTACCAGCCGGTGGTCGAGACCTTGCTCGCCAGCGGTCACGCCTATCACTGCTGGTGCTCGTCGCAACGGCTGGCCGAAATGCGGGAGGCACAGCAGAAGGCGAAGCAGCCCACGGGCTACGACCGGCTGTGTCTCGGGAAGACCCGTGACGAGCGGGCCGCGCTGCCCGGGTTCTCCGAGACGCCGGTCATACGGATGCTCGTTCCCGACGACGTGCCGCTGACCTTCACCGACCTGATCCGCGGTGAGGTGACTGCTCCGCGCCCGGACGACCAGGTCTTGATGAAGACCGACGGGTTTCCCACCTACCACCTCGCCAACGTCGTTGACGACCACGAGATGGGCATCACCCATGTCGTACGCGGCGAGGAGTGGATCGCCTCGACCCCCAAGCACGTCCTTCTCTACCAGTGGCTCGGCTGGGAGCAGCCTCGCTTCGCCCACATGCCGTTGCTGCGCAACACCGACAAGTCGAAGATCTCCAAGCGCAAGAACCCGGCTGCGCGGCTCACCTGGTTCGTCGAGCAGGGCTTCCTGCCGGAAGCGCTGCGCAACTTCCTGGCGCTGATGGGCTACTCGCTCGGCGAGGACCGCGAGATCTTCACCTTCGAAGAGATGGTCGCGACCTTCGACTGGGGGCGGGTGAACCCGGTCGGTCCGGTGTTCGACGTCGACAAGCTGCGATGGCTGTCCGGTCACTACATGCGGGAGCTGTCCGCCGAGGACGCTGCTGCCCGCCTGGTGTCATTCATGGGTATCGACGGCGATGCGGCCGCCATCGTGACCAAGGCGACGCCGCTGGTGCAGGAGCGGGTCTCGACGTTGTTGGAGGCGGCCGAGATGGTCGGCTTCCTGCTCGACGAACGCTTCGTCGTCGATCCGGATGCGGCGGCCAAGCAGCTGGGGCCGGAGTCCAAGCCGGCGCTCGAGGCCGCCCACTCCGCGCTCGAGGCGGTCTCGTCGTTCACCACCGCGGAGATCGAGACCGCGCTACGTGGCGCGCTCGTCGACGGGCTCGGTCTGAAGCCCAAGAACGCCTTTGGTCCGGTGCGTGTCGCCGTCACCGGCAAGACGGTCTCGCCGCCGCTGTTCGAGTCGATCGAGCTGATCGGCAAGGACCGGACCTTGGTGCGTCTCGACGCGGCGTTGAACCAGGTGCGCCTGGGCTAG
- a CDS encoding fumarylacetoacetate hydrolase family protein yields the protein MQIARFSHDGAVSFGVIEGDTVAQISAHPFGAIEFTGGRAPLSAVKLLAPVLPSKVVAIGKNYASHAAEMGGEVPEQPLIFLKPSTSVIAGGDEIASPPSSERVDYEGELAVVVGRLCRDVPVERAMDVVLGYTCANDVTARDHQKTDGQWSRAKGYDTFCPLGPWIETDLDPADLRITTRLNGEVKQDARTSMIVHKIPQLIAYITACMTLLPGDVILTGTPDGIGPMQIGDSVEVEIESIGALTNRVVAR from the coding sequence GTGCAGATCGCCCGGTTCTCCCACGACGGTGCCGTCTCGTTCGGCGTGATCGAAGGCGACACGGTCGCGCAGATCAGCGCCCATCCCTTCGGCGCGATCGAGTTCACCGGCGGCCGCGCGCCGCTGTCGGCGGTGAAGCTGCTGGCGCCGGTGCTGCCGAGCAAGGTCGTCGCCATCGGCAAGAACTACGCCTCGCACGCCGCTGAGATGGGCGGCGAGGTCCCCGAGCAGCCGTTGATCTTCCTCAAGCCGTCGACCTCCGTGATCGCCGGCGGGGACGAGATCGCCTCCCCACCGTCGTCGGAGCGCGTCGACTACGAAGGCGAGCTCGCAGTCGTGGTGGGGCGGCTGTGTCGTGACGTGCCGGTCGAACGGGCGATGGACGTCGTGCTCGGCTACACCTGCGCCAACGACGTGACCGCTCGTGACCACCAGAAGACAGACGGACAGTGGTCGCGGGCCAAGGGCTACGACACGTTCTGCCCGCTCGGTCCCTGGATCGAGACCGACCTCGACCCCGCGGACCTTCGGATCACCACCCGGCTCAACGGTGAGGTCAAGCAAGACGCGCGCACCTCGATGATCGTGCACAAGATCCCGCAGCTGATCGCCTACATCACCGCATGCATGACCTTGCTGCCGGGCGACGTGATCCTGACCGGCACGCCGGACGGGATCGGCCCGATGCAGATCGGCGACAGCGTCGAGGTGGAGATCGAGTCGATCGGCGCGCTCACCAACCGCGTGGTCGCTCGGTGA
- the purT gene encoding formate-dependent phosphoribosylglycinamide formyltransferase, whose translation MVRLLLLGSGELGKEITLEAAALGVEVVAADRYDDAPAMQVTPHRRVVDLLDPDAVRALVEETKPDFVVPEVEAIATDALVRLESEGWVVVPTARAARLTMDREGIRRLAAETLGLPTSPYRFAASEAEYVAAVEALGRPCVVKPVMSSSGKGQSVVGVDDDPMAAWRYARSSGRVTGQPVIIEGFVEFAYEITMLTVRHAAGTTCCPPIGHRQEAGDYRESWQPQPMSELALARATQIAVAITDGLGGRGIFGVELFVTADDEVLFSEVSPRPHDTGLVTLLSQGTSEFGLHVRAILGLPVRADDVASRGAFASAVVLADADIEAPAISGVDAALAGALTKVRVFGKPSAHPGRRMAVAVAGGSDIDDARARARAAAGRMSVVKA comes from the coding sequence GTGGTGCGACTGCTGCTGCTCGGTTCCGGCGAGCTCGGCAAGGAGATCACGCTGGAGGCCGCGGCGCTCGGCGTCGAGGTCGTGGCGGCCGACCGGTACGACGACGCGCCCGCGATGCAGGTCACCCCGCATCGCCGCGTGGTCGACCTGCTCGACCCTGATGCCGTGCGCGCACTGGTCGAGGAGACCAAGCCGGACTTCGTCGTACCCGAGGTCGAGGCGATCGCCACCGACGCCCTGGTCCGGCTGGAAAGTGAAGGCTGGGTGGTTGTCCCGACCGCGCGTGCGGCCCGCCTGACGATGGATCGGGAGGGCATCCGGCGGCTTGCCGCCGAGACGTTGGGCCTGCCGACGTCGCCGTACCGGTTCGCGGCGTCCGAGGCCGAGTACGTCGCGGCGGTCGAGGCGCTGGGACGTCCTTGTGTGGTCAAGCCGGTGATGAGCTCGTCCGGCAAGGGCCAGTCGGTGGTCGGGGTGGACGACGACCCGATGGCCGCGTGGCGCTACGCCCGCTCGTCCGGCCGCGTCACCGGCCAGCCGGTCATCATCGAGGGCTTCGTCGAGTTCGCCTACGAGATCACGATGCTGACCGTCCGGCATGCCGCGGGCACGACCTGTTGCCCGCCCATCGGTCATCGCCAGGAGGCGGGCGACTACCGCGAGTCGTGGCAGCCGCAGCCGATGTCGGAGCTTGCCCTGGCGCGAGCGACACAGATCGCGGTCGCGATCACCGACGGGCTCGGCGGCCGCGGCATCTTCGGCGTCGAGCTGTTCGTCACCGCCGACGACGAGGTCCTCTTCAGCGAGGTCAGTCCACGACCGCACGACACCGGGCTGGTGACGCTGCTGAGCCAGGGCACCAGCGAGTTCGGGCTGCACGTGCGCGCGATCCTCGGACTTCCGGTGCGCGCCGACGATGTCGCCAGCCGCGGAGCGTTCGCGAGCGCGGTCGTGCTCGCCGACGCCGACATCGAGGCCCCGGCGATCTCCGGGGTCGATGCCGCCCTCGCCGGTGCGCTCACCAAGGTGCGGGTGTTCGGCAAGCCGTCCGCCCACCCGGGCCGGCGCATGGCCGTCGCCGTGGCGGGTGGCAGCGACATCGACGACGCCCGGGCGCGGGCGCGTGCTGCTGCCGGGCGCATGTCGGTCGTCAAGGCTTGA
- the cimA gene encoding citramalate synthase: protein MTLTDLHVYDTTLRDGSQRESLSLSVDDKLAVAAHLDALGVGYIEGGWPGANPKDEAFFRRAAAGELVLRNATLAAFGATRKTGLVAADDPQVRALVDAQTPVVTLVAKSHTGHVERALRTTLAENLEMIRDTVTFLRGEGRRVFLDAEHFFDGYHLDRDYALEVLATAAESGAEVVALCDTNGGMLPTRLAEVVNEVVGWLGHPQTRVGIHAHDDTSCAVANSLAAVQAGATHVQGTANGYGERAGNADLFSIVAGLELKLDLPVLPEGAITELVRVSHAIAELANIAPDDHQPWVGASAFAHKAGLHASALKVDPDLYQHIDPAAVGNDMRILVSELAGRASVELKARELDIEVDREVVGRVIERVKSMEAAGYSFEAAEASFELMLREEVDGARSRPFKLESYRVISDGRGEGNESSEATVKLHVGEERVVAVGEGNGPVNALDMALRKALERFYPQLGKLELVDYKVRILEGAHGTGAVTRVLVRTSDGERSWDTVGVDENVIAASWQALDDAYAFGLLDKG, encoded by the coding sequence GTGACACTCACCGACCTGCACGTCTACGACACCACGCTTCGCGACGGGTCGCAGCGCGAGAGCCTGTCGCTGTCCGTGGACGACAAGCTCGCGGTGGCCGCGCACCTGGACGCGCTCGGCGTCGGCTACATCGAGGGCGGCTGGCCCGGCGCCAACCCCAAGGACGAGGCGTTCTTCCGGCGCGCCGCGGCCGGCGAGCTCGTGCTGCGCAACGCGACGCTCGCGGCGTTCGGTGCCACCCGCAAGACGGGTCTGGTCGCGGCGGACGACCCGCAGGTCCGTGCGCTGGTCGACGCGCAGACGCCGGTCGTGACGCTCGTCGCGAAGTCCCACACCGGTCACGTCGAGCGGGCGCTTCGCACGACGCTCGCGGAGAACCTCGAGATGATCCGCGACACGGTCACCTTCCTGCGCGGTGAGGGCCGCCGGGTGTTTCTCGACGCCGAGCACTTCTTCGACGGCTACCACCTCGACCGCGACTACGCCCTCGAGGTGCTCGCGACGGCGGCGGAGTCCGGCGCGGAGGTCGTCGCGCTGTGCGACACCAACGGCGGCATGTTGCCGACCCGGCTCGCCGAGGTCGTGAACGAGGTGGTCGGCTGGCTCGGCCACCCGCAGACGCGCGTCGGGATTCACGCGCACGACGACACCTCATGTGCGGTGGCCAACTCGCTGGCCGCCGTACAAGCCGGTGCCACCCATGTGCAGGGAACCGCAAACGGGTACGGCGAGCGCGCGGGCAACGCCGACCTGTTCTCCATCGTCGCCGGCCTCGAGCTCAAGCTCGACCTGCCGGTCCTGCCCGAAGGGGCGATCACCGAGCTGGTCCGGGTCAGCCACGCAATCGCGGAGCTTGCCAACATCGCGCCTGATGACCACCAACCGTGGGTTGGCGCGAGTGCATTCGCTCACAAGGCGGGTCTGCACGCGTCGGCGCTCAAGGTTGACCCGGACCTCTACCAGCACATCGACCCGGCCGCCGTCGGCAACGACATGCGGATCCTCGTGTCCGAGCTGGCCGGTCGCGCGAGCGTCGAGCTCAAGGCCCGCGAGCTCGACATCGAGGTCGATCGCGAGGTGGTCGGCAGGGTGATCGAGCGGGTGAAGTCGATGGAGGCCGCGGGGTACTCCTTCGAAGCGGCGGAGGCGTCCTTCGAGCTGATGCTGCGCGAAGAGGTCGACGGCGCCCGATCGCGTCCGTTCAAGCTTGAGTCGTATCGGGTGATCAGCGACGGGCGAGGCGAGGGCAACGAGTCCTCCGAGGCGACCGTGAAGCTGCACGTCGGCGAGGAGCGGGTCGTGGCGGTCGGCGAGGGCAACGGCCCGGTCAACGCCCTGGACATGGCGCTGCGCAAGGCGTTGGAGCGCTTCTACCCGCAGCTGGGCAAGCTCGAGCTGGTCGACTACAAGGTGCGGATCCTCGAAGGTGCGCACGGCACAGGCGCGGTCACCCGGGTGCTCGTGCGCACCTCGGACGGGGAGCGCTCCTGGGACACGGTCGGCGTCGACGAGAACGTGATCGCGGCGTCGTGGCAGGCCCTCGACGACGCGTACGCGTTCGGCCTGCTCGACAAGGGGTGA
- a CDS encoding HNH endonuclease, protein MIKKCSVDGCERDAKERGWCHGHYQRWKRLGHVQAERPLGRKTQGTCKIGTCERTIYARGLCAPHYRRQMAGGDVRAEQPIRPPAGDRHISHGYYVVNVPPEMRYLTGGDSQALEHRFVMAQLLNRPLWPDESVHHRSGDRLDNRPENLELWSRWQPRGQRVADKIAFAVELLRRYAPDLLSK, encoded by the coding sequence ATGATCAAGAAGTGCTCCGTCGATGGCTGCGAACGTGACGCGAAAGAACGCGGCTGGTGCCACGGCCACTACCAGCGGTGGAAACGGCTCGGACATGTTCAAGCCGAGCGTCCGCTGGGGCGGAAGACACAAGGCACCTGCAAGATCGGCACCTGTGAGCGAACGATCTACGCCCGCGGACTGTGCGCTCCGCACTACCGTCGCCAGATGGCGGGCGGCGACGTGCGCGCGGAGCAGCCCATCCGCCCGCCCGCCGGCGACCGCCACATCAGCCATGGGTACTACGTCGTCAATGTTCCCCCCGAGATGCGCTATCTGACTGGTGGCGACAGCCAAGCCCTCGAACATCGGTTCGTGATGGCCCAACTTCTCAATAGGCCACTGTGGCCTGACGAGAGCGTCCACCACCGCTCGGGCGACCGCCTCGACAATCGTCCGGAGAATCTCGAGCTGTGGAGCCGGTGGCAACCCCGTGGACAGCGGGTTGCAGACAAGATCGCGTTCGCGGTCGAGCTGCTTCGCCGGTACGCCCCAGATCTACTTTCAAAATGA
- a CDS encoding branched-chain amino acid aminotransferase produces MGLEFSVEPTQQPTTPERLAEILAAPGFGKVFTDHMVTVEWTPDAGWHDARVRPYGPLPMDPASHVFHYGQAIFEGFKAYRQPDGAIATFRPEFNGERFNRSAQRLALPELAVEDFVAASDVLVAQDADWVPRSDDASLYLRPFMMATEVGLGVKPSSHVTFLVIASPAGPYFASGAKQVTIWLSEDYTRAAPGGTGAAKCGGNYAASLVAQQEGIANGCEQVLFLDAVERRWVEELGGMNLWFVQDDGTMLTPELTGTILEGGTRDALKVLAAELGHEIEERRVDIDEWRKGVDAGRITEVFACGTAAVIASVGTLKWHGGEVTLPTETPVATALRSALVDLQYGRKPDPHHWMHKVC; encoded by the coding sequence ATGGGTCTCGAGTTCAGCGTCGAGCCGACGCAGCAGCCAACCACGCCCGAGCGACTCGCGGAGATCCTCGCCGCGCCGGGGTTCGGCAAGGTGTTCACCGACCACATGGTGACGGTCGAGTGGACGCCCGACGCGGGCTGGCACGATGCGCGGGTACGCCCGTACGGGCCGCTGCCCATGGACCCGGCAAGTCACGTCTTCCACTACGGCCAGGCGATCTTCGAGGGATTCAAGGCTTACCGGCAGCCCGACGGCGCCATCGCCACCTTCCGGCCGGAGTTCAACGGGGAGCGGTTCAACCGCTCGGCGCAGCGCCTCGCGCTCCCGGAGCTGGCGGTTGAGGACTTCGTCGCGGCGTCTGACGTGCTCGTCGCGCAGGACGCCGACTGGGTGCCGCGAAGCGACGACGCCAGCCTTTATCTGCGGCCCTTCATGATGGCGACCGAGGTCGGTCTCGGCGTGAAGCCGTCCTCCCACGTCACCTTCCTCGTGATCGCCTCGCCCGCCGGCCCGTACTTCGCGTCCGGGGCCAAGCAGGTCACGATCTGGCTGTCCGAGGACTACACCCGTGCCGCCCCCGGCGGGACCGGCGCGGCGAAGTGCGGCGGGAACTACGCCGCGAGTCTGGTCGCGCAGCAGGAAGGCATCGCCAACGGGTGCGAGCAGGTGCTCTTCCTCGACGCCGTCGAACGGCGTTGGGTCGAGGAGCTCGGCGGGATGAACCTGTGGTTCGTGCAGGACGACGGCACGATGCTGACCCCCGAGCTCACCGGCACGATCCTCGAGGGCGGCACCCGGGATGCGCTGAAGGTGCTCGCGGCCGAGCTCGGCCACGAGATCGAGGAGCGTCGCGTCGACATCGACGAATGGCGCAAGGGCGTCGACGCCGGTCGCATCACCGAGGTGTTCGCCTGCGGGACCGCCGCGGTGATCGCCTCGGTCGGCACGCTGAAGTGGCACGGCGGCGAGGTGACCCTGCCGACCGAGACGCCGGTGGCGACCGCGTTGCGCAGTGCCCTCGTCGACCTCCAGTACGGCCGCAAGCCCGATCCTCACCACTGGATGCACAAGGTCTGCTAG
- a CDS encoding adenylate/guanylate cyclase domain-containing protein, producing the protein MVSPETSYLDRDGTSLAFQVIGDGPADVLLFMEVNSHLDLIWSDPHLHEALEGAAPYIRLAMLQMRGIGLSETTAYIPTLEQQASDLLAVMDAVGMERVVIASMFGLCGAAAMVAAREPSRVKELVLINPFAQGLASAARPVGWTADEMAAFELGYREAFDRWGTGATVDMWDYVLATPYNRRLFALNERCSASPAKAMAYWDWLMHTDLTEICRAVQVPTRVLRKPSSPIPIAVTRHFVDLIPNATLHVMAPTLPGASFGESYAPMIDEIMEATTGSVMPTDANRLLRTVLFTDVVSSTDLLAELGDKRYGELRAAHERLVRLHVEAECGELVNVIGDGTFSVFDGPVQALRAACRIRDSASELGLDVRAGSHAGEIERSGIDFHGMTVHIGARVSSKAGAGEILVTQTVRDLVAGSGLRFSPCGSHALKGVPGAWELFRLDVAADQDGTVPIQRTEATILDRFTLQAARRLPKVNRAIVRIGNARERRKSTPPESSASRSAAE; encoded by the coding sequence GTGGTCTCCCCGGAGACGAGCTACCTCGATCGAGACGGGACGTCGCTCGCCTTCCAGGTGATCGGCGATGGCCCAGCCGACGTTCTGCTGTTCATGGAGGTGAACAGCCACCTCGACCTGATCTGGTCCGATCCGCATCTGCACGAGGCGCTCGAGGGCGCAGCGCCGTACATCAGGCTCGCGATGCTTCAGATGCGAGGGATCGGACTGTCCGAAACGACGGCATACATCCCGACACTCGAGCAGCAGGCGTCGGACCTGCTGGCCGTGATGGACGCGGTGGGGATGGAACGCGTCGTGATCGCCTCGATGTTCGGGCTGTGCGGCGCGGCCGCAATGGTGGCCGCACGCGAGCCATCCCGCGTCAAGGAACTCGTCCTCATCAACCCATTCGCGCAAGGTCTCGCGAGCGCAGCGCGGCCTGTCGGGTGGACCGCCGACGAAATGGCGGCGTTCGAGTTGGGGTATCGAGAGGCTTTCGATCGCTGGGGAACCGGGGCGACCGTCGACATGTGGGACTACGTGCTGGCGACGCCATACAACCGACGGCTGTTCGCCCTCAACGAGAGGTGCTCAGCGAGCCCGGCCAAGGCCATGGCGTATTGGGACTGGCTGATGCACACGGACCTCACCGAGATCTGCCGCGCGGTGCAGGTCCCCACTCGCGTGCTACGCAAACCGTCAAGCCCGATCCCGATCGCCGTGACCCGACACTTCGTCGACCTCATCCCCAACGCGACACTCCACGTCATGGCGCCGACGCTGCCCGGCGCTTCATTCGGCGAGTCCTACGCCCCGATGATCGACGAGATCATGGAGGCGACAACCGGATCGGTCATGCCGACTGATGCAAACCGGCTGCTCCGCACCGTGTTGTTCACAGATGTCGTGTCCTCGACGGACCTGCTCGCTGAGCTGGGAGACAAAAGGTACGGCGAGCTTCGCGCGGCGCACGAGCGACTCGTCCGGCTGCACGTCGAGGCTGAGTGCGGCGAGCTGGTCAACGTCATCGGAGATGGAACCTTCAGCGTCTTCGATGGCCCGGTCCAGGCACTGCGAGCCGCATGCAGGATTCGAGACTCCGCCAGCGAGCTTGGGTTGGACGTGCGCGCGGGGTCCCACGCGGGGGAGATCGAGCGCAGCGGTATCGACTTCCACGGCATGACGGTCCACATCGGCGCGAGGGTGTCCAGCAAGGCAGGAGCCGGCGAGATCCTGGTGACGCAGACCGTCCGGGATCTCGTGGCGGGGTCGGGCCTGCGCTTCTCCCCCTGCGGCAGCCACGCGCTCAAGGGGGTCCCGGGAGCGTGGGAGCTGTTCCGGTTGGACGTCGCAGCCGACCAGGACGGAACGGTGCCGATTCAACGAACTGAAGCGACGATCCTCGATCGGTTCACGCTGCAGGCGGCCCGGCGGTTGCCGAAGGTCAACCGAGCGATCGTGCGAATCGGGAACGCACGTGAACGCCGCAAGTCGACGCCGCCCGAGAGCTCAGCGAGTCGGTCGGCGGCTGAGTAG
- a CDS encoding aldo/keto reductase, which produces MRFRRLGRSGLTVSVVGIGCNNFGRRIDLAATREVVHAALDAGVTLFDTADIYGESEDFLGEVLGAARADIVLATKFGMDMGGKLGPDWGARGSRRYIRKAVESSLRRLRTDWIDLYQMHAPDPATPIAETLAALDELVDEGKVRYIGCSNFSGWQLVEAEWTARTAGLERFVSAQNHYSLIERGVEAELVPACRQYGVGVLPFYPLANGLLSGKYRRGEQAPEGTRLASRADWLTEARFDQVEALSAYADERGISLLDVAIGGLAAQPTVASVIAGATKPEQIRANVAAGQWVPSADDLTALNKLH; this is translated from the coding sequence ATGCGGTTTCGCCGGCTCGGCCGCTCCGGGTTGACCGTCTCGGTCGTCGGGATCGGCTGCAACAACTTCGGACGCCGAATCGACCTCGCTGCCACTCGCGAGGTGGTGCACGCCGCTCTCGATGCGGGTGTCACGTTGTTCGACACGGCAGACATCTACGGCGAGTCCGAGGACTTCCTGGGGGAGGTGCTCGGCGCCGCGCGGGCCGACATCGTGCTGGCCACGAAGTTCGGCATGGACATGGGTGGGAAGCTCGGCCCCGACTGGGGGGCGCGCGGCTCACGGCGCTACATCCGCAAGGCCGTCGAGTCCTCGCTGCGGCGGCTGCGTACCGACTGGATCGACCTGTATCAGATGCACGCTCCCGATCCGGCGACGCCGATCGCGGAGACGTTGGCGGCGCTCGACGAGCTGGTCGACGAGGGCAAGGTGCGCTACATCGGGTGCTCCAACTTCAGCGGCTGGCAGCTGGTCGAGGCCGAGTGGACGGCGCGGACCGCGGGCCTGGAACGCTTCGTCAGCGCGCAGAACCACTACAGCCTGATCGAGCGCGGCGTCGAGGCGGAGCTGGTTCCGGCCTGCCGCCAGTACGGGGTCGGGGTGCTGCCGTTCTACCCGCTGGCCAACGGCCTGTTGTCCGGCAAGTACCGCCGCGGCGAGCAGGCGCCGGAGGGTACGCGGCTGGCCAGCCGAGCGGACTGGCTGACCGAAGCCCGCTTCGACCAGGTCGAGGCGCTGTCGGCGTACGCCGACGAGCGCGGCATCTCGTTGCTCGACGTGGCGATCGGCGGCCTCGCAGCGCAGCCGACGGTGGCCTCCGTCATCGCGGGAGCGACCAAGCCGGAGCAGATCAGGGCCAACGTTGCGGCCGGGCAGTGGGTGCCGAGCGCCGACGATCTGACCGCGCTCAATAAACTGCACTGA